From one Desmodus rotundus isolate HL8 chromosome X, HLdesRot8A.1, whole genome shotgun sequence genomic stretch:
- the AP1S2 gene encoding AP-1 complex subunit sigma-2 isoform X3, producing MQFMLLFSRQGKLRLQKWYVPLSDKEKKKITRELVQTVLARKPKMCSFLEWRDLKIVYKRYASLYFCCAIEDQDNELITLEIIHRYVELLDKYFGSVCELDIIFNFEKAYFILDEFLLGGEVQETSKKNVLKAIEQADLLQEPRHEYFNVPVY from the exons ATGCAGTTTATGTTGCTTTTTAGTCGTCAGGGAAAGCTTCGGCTGCAGAAGTGGTATGTCCCATTATcagacaaagagaagaaaaagatcacAAGGGAACTTGTTCAAACTGTTTTAGCACGGAAACCTAAAATGTGCAGCTTTCTTGAGTGGCGAGATCTGAAGATTGTTTACAAGag ataTGCTAGTCTGTATTTTTGCTGCGCTATTGAGGATCAGGACAATGAACTAATTACCCTGGAAATAATTCATCGTTATGTGGAATTACTTGACAAGTATTTTGGCAGC gtgTGTGAACTTGATATCATCTTTAATTTTGAGaaggcttattttattttggatgAGTTTCTTTTGGGAGGGGAAGTTCAGGAGACATCCAAGAAAAATGTCCTTAAAGCAATTGAGCAGGCTGATCTACTGCAGGAG
- the AP1S2 gene encoding AP-1 complex subunit sigma-2 isoform X2, translated as MQFMLLFSRQGKLRLQKWYVPLSDKEKKKITRELVQTVLARKPKMCSFLEWRDLKIVYKRYASLYFCCAIEDQDNELITLEIIHRYVELLDKYFGSVCELDIIFNFEKAYFILDEFLLGGEVQETSKKNVLKAIEQADLLQEEAETPRSVLEEIGLT; from the exons ATGCAGTTTATGTTGCTTTTTAGTCGTCAGGGAAAGCTTCGGCTGCAGAAGTGGTATGTCCCATTATcagacaaagagaagaaaaagatcacAAGGGAACTTGTTCAAACTGTTTTAGCACGGAAACCTAAAATGTGCAGCTTTCTTGAGTGGCGAGATCTGAAGATTGTTTACAAGag ataTGCTAGTCTGTATTTTTGCTGCGCTATTGAGGATCAGGACAATGAACTAATTACCCTGGAAATAATTCATCGTTATGTGGAATTACTTGACAAGTATTTTGGCAGC gtgTGTGAACTTGATATCATCTTTAATTTTGAGaaggcttattttattttggatgAGTTTCTTTTGGGAGGGGAAGTTCAGGAGACATCCAAGAAAAATGTCCTTAAAGCAATTGAGCAGGCTGATCTACTGCAGGAG